A genomic segment from Barrientosiimonas humi encodes:
- the iolD gene encoding 3D-(3,5/4)-trihydroxycyclohexane-1,2-dione acylhydrolase (decyclizing): MRLTVAQALVRFLGRQQVERDGEVTPLFAGCLGIFGHGNVAGIGQALLQEELAGDPALPYVLARNEQAMVHTAVAYARARDRRQVWACTASVGPGSTNMLTGAALATVNRIPVLLLPSGTFATRRTGSVLQQLESPVAGDVTVNDAFRPLSRWFDRVSRPEQLPDALLQAMRVLTDPAETGAVTLGLPQDVQAEAHDWPDELFDERVWRIPRTPVEPDLLDRAAAEIRSAARPLVVAGGGVHYSGAEEALRRFAAETGIPVAETQAGKGSLLHGDPQLVGAVGSTGTTAANALARDADLVIGVGTRWSDFTTASRTAFQGEGVRFVNLNVTGFDAGKHAGLALVGDARDALEGLRERLSGHRVTTAYADRVDRLRGEWDAVVTRAYAPPEEVTDRLADGVLTQAQVLGAVNELSDPRDVVVCAAGSMPGDLHKLWRVRDAHGYHVEYGFSCMGYEIPGGIGVRWADPSRDVFVLVGDGSYLMLPGELATAVQERTKIVVVIVQNHGFGSIGALSESLGSQRFGTRYRYRDDAGRLDGEPLPVDLAANAESLGARVLRVRDAAGLADAVRTAKAAPDDGGPVVIHVTTDPLVPAPDSDSWWDVPVSQVSDLDTTRAAYDDYAAAREAQRPLLRPHPTPTTGQGAD; the protein is encoded by the coding sequence ATGAGGCTCACGGTCGCCCAGGCGCTGGTGCGTTTCCTCGGCCGGCAGCAGGTCGAGCGCGACGGCGAGGTGACCCCGCTGTTCGCCGGGTGCCTCGGCATCTTCGGCCACGGCAACGTCGCCGGCATCGGGCAGGCGCTGCTGCAGGAGGAGCTGGCCGGCGACCCCGCGCTGCCTTACGTCCTGGCCCGCAACGAGCAGGCGATGGTGCACACCGCCGTGGCCTACGCCCGGGCCCGCGACCGCCGTCAGGTCTGGGCCTGCACCGCCTCGGTCGGCCCCGGCTCCACCAACATGCTCACCGGCGCGGCGCTGGCCACGGTCAACCGCATCCCCGTGCTGCTGCTGCCGTCGGGCACGTTCGCGACCCGGCGCACGGGCAGCGTGCTGCAGCAGCTGGAGTCTCCGGTCGCGGGCGACGTCACGGTCAACGACGCCTTCCGCCCGTTGTCTCGCTGGTTCGACCGGGTCAGCCGGCCCGAGCAGCTGCCCGACGCGCTGCTGCAGGCGATGCGGGTGCTCACCGACCCGGCCGAGACCGGCGCGGTCACCCTCGGGCTGCCGCAGGACGTGCAGGCCGAGGCCCACGACTGGCCCGACGAGCTGTTCGACGAGCGGGTCTGGCGCATCCCGCGCACCCCCGTCGAGCCCGACCTGCTAGACCGCGCAGCGGCCGAGATCCGTTCTGCCGCAAGGCCGTTGGTGGTCGCCGGGGGAGGCGTGCACTACAGCGGGGCCGAGGAGGCGCTGCGCCGGTTCGCCGCCGAGACCGGCATCCCCGTCGCCGAGACCCAGGCCGGCAAGGGCTCGCTGCTGCACGGCGACCCGCAGCTGGTCGGCGCGGTCGGCTCCACCGGCACCACCGCCGCCAACGCCCTCGCCCGCGACGCCGACCTGGTGATCGGCGTCGGCACCAGGTGGAGCGACTTCACCACCGCCTCGCGCACCGCCTTCCAGGGCGAGGGGGTGCGGTTCGTCAACCTCAACGTCACCGGTTTCGACGCCGGCAAGCACGCCGGGCTGGCCCTGGTCGGCGACGCGCGCGACGCGCTGGAGGGACTGCGCGAGCGGCTGTCCGGGCACCGGGTGACGACGGCGTACGCCGACCGGGTCGACCGCCTCCGCGGCGAGTGGGACGCGGTGGTGACGAGGGCGTACGCGCCGCCGGAGGAGGTCACCGACCGGCTGGCCGACGGCGTGCTCACCCAGGCGCAGGTGCTGGGGGCGGTCAACGAGCTGTCCGACCCGCGCGACGTCGTGGTGTGCGCGGCCGGCTCGATGCCGGGCGACCTGCACAAGCTGTGGCGGGTGCGCGACGCGCACGGCTATCACGTCGAGTACGGCTTCTCCTGCATGGGATACGAGATCCCCGGCGGCATCGGGGTGCGCTGGGCCGACCCGAGCCGTGACGTGTTCGTGCTGGTCGGCGACGGGTCCTACCTGATGCTCCCGGGCGAGCTCGCGACTGCGGTGCAGGAGCGCACCAAGATCGTCGTCGTGATCGTGCAGAACCACGGGTTCGGCTCGATCGGTGCGCTGTCGGAGTCGCTCGGCTCGCAGCGGTTCGGCACCCGGTATCGCTATCGCGACGACGCCGGCCGGCTCGACGGTGAGCCGCTGCCGGTCGACCTCGCGGCCAACGCCGAGAGCCTCGGCGCGCGGGTGCTGCGGGTGCGCGACGCCGCAGGCCTGGCCGACGCGGTGCGCACCGCCAAGGCCGCCCCCGACGACGGCGGCCCGGTCGTCATCCACGTCACCACCGACCCGCTCGTGCCGGCCCCCGACAGCGACAGCTGGTGGGACGTGCCGGTCAGCCAGGTGAGCGACCTGGACACCACGCGGGCGGCGTACGACGACTACGCGGCGGCGCGCGAGGCGCAGCGCCCGCTGTTGCGGCCACATCCCACACCGACCACCGGCCAGGGAGCAGACTGA
- the fdhD gene encoding formate dehydrogenase accessory sulfurtransferase FdhD, which yields MSRLSVDRRVLRVGPTGARERPDRLAVEEPLELRINGTAATVTMRTPGHDIELALGFLAGEGIIAGPEDVVNARHCADTTTYNIIDVTLAREFERDTVVRSFATTSACGVCGKESIEDVRVGGAFVLADDAARIGVGTLLALPDLLRERQRTFDRTGGLHAAALFGTDGRLLVVREDVGRHNAVDKVVGWALANGHRPGRGLVLQVSGRASFELVQKAYLAGIPMLSAVSAPSSLAVDLARDVDLTLAGFVRGDSLNLYSRPERVELGETPAQDITADEVATLPAEAHDHAPAEVR from the coding sequence ATGTCACGTCTGTCGGTGGACCGCAGGGTGCTTCGGGTCGGGCCCACGGGGGCGCGGGAGCGGCCCGACCGGCTCGCGGTCGAGGAGCCGCTGGAGCTGCGGATCAACGGCACCGCGGCGACGGTGACGATGCGCACGCCTGGGCACGACATCGAGCTGGCGCTGGGCTTCCTCGCGGGCGAGGGGATCATCGCCGGCCCCGAGGACGTGGTGAACGCCCGGCACTGCGCGGACACGACGACGTACAACATCATCGACGTGACGCTGGCGCGCGAGTTCGAGCGGGACACCGTGGTGCGCTCGTTCGCGACCACGAGCGCGTGCGGCGTGTGCGGCAAGGAGAGCATCGAGGACGTGCGGGTCGGTGGGGCGTTCGTGCTCGCCGACGACGCCGCACGCATCGGGGTCGGCACGCTGCTCGCGCTGCCCGATCTGCTGCGCGAGCGTCAGCGCACGTTCGACCGCACGGGCGGGCTGCACGCGGCGGCGCTGTTTGGCACCGACGGCCGGCTGCTGGTCGTGCGCGAGGACGTCGGCCGGCACAACGCCGTCGACAAGGTCGTGGGCTGGGCGCTCGCCAACGGGCACCGGCCGGGGCGCGGGCTGGTGCTGCAAGTGAGCGGGCGCGCGTCGTTCGAGCTGGTGCAGAAGGCCTACCTCGCCGGCATCCCGATGCTGTCGGCCGTGTCGGCGCCGAGCTCGCTCGCGGTCGACCTCGCGCGCGACGTCGACCTGACGCTCGCGGGGTTCGTACGCGGCGACAGCCTCAACCTCTACAGCCGCCCCGAGCGGGTCGAGCTGGGGGAGACGCCGGCGCAGGACATCACCGCCGACGAGGTCGCGACGCTGCCGGCCGAGGCGCACGACCACGCCCCGGCGGAGGTCCGCTGA
- a CDS encoding Gfo/Idh/MocA family oxidoreductase, producing MRIGLAGVGRIGAFHARTLLGLDFVDELVITDADPAAAERVAGELGVRRVPGVEDLLARPVDALVIASATPSHADLLRQGIAAGVPTFCEKPVAGTLEETLELARLEAASDVPVHIGFQRRFDAGYRRIRDAIAAGDLGFVHTIRANTHDQTPPHAGYIPTSGGIFRDCNVHDFDAIRFVTGREVTTAYAGGSNKGEPFFTEAGDVDSGAALLTLDDGTSCLVSSTRYNGSGHDVRMEAMGSAATLTAGLDDSLAMRSAEAGVAFPPGPAHATFMDRFQPAYVAELTAFAGVARGDQPSPCTVRDALQAFRAAEACDRSRHEGRMVALSEVADL from the coding sequence ATGCGCATCGGTCTCGCCGGCGTGGGGCGCATCGGCGCCTTCCACGCCCGCACCCTGCTCGGCCTCGACTTCGTCGACGAGCTGGTCATCACGGACGCCGACCCGGCGGCGGCCGAGCGGGTCGCCGGCGAGCTGGGCGTACGCCGGGTGCCGGGTGTCGAGGACCTGCTCGCTCGCCCCGTCGACGCCCTGGTCATCGCCAGCGCGACGCCGAGCCACGCCGACCTGCTGCGCCAGGGGATCGCGGCGGGCGTCCCGACGTTCTGCGAGAAGCCGGTGGCCGGCACGCTCGAGGAGACCCTCGAGCTGGCGCGGCTCGAGGCCGCCTCGGACGTGCCGGTGCACATCGGCTTCCAGCGCCGCTTCGACGCGGGCTATCGCCGCATCCGTGACGCGATCGCGGCCGGCGACCTGGGGTTCGTGCACACCATCCGCGCCAACACCCACGACCAGACCCCGCCGCACGCGGGCTACATCCCCACCAGCGGCGGGATCTTCCGCGACTGCAACGTGCACGACTTCGACGCGATCCGGTTCGTGACCGGGCGCGAGGTGACGACGGCGTACGCCGGGGGCAGCAACAAGGGCGAGCCGTTCTTCACCGAGGCGGGCGACGTCGACAGCGGCGCGGCGCTGCTGACCCTCGACGACGGCACGTCGTGCCTGGTCTCCTCGACCCGCTACAACGGCTCCGGCCACGACGTGCGCATGGAGGCCATGGGCAGCGCCGCGACGCTCACCGCGGGCCTGGACGACTCGCTCGCCATGCGTTCGGCGGAGGCGGGCGTCGCCTTCCCGCCCGGGCCCGCGCACGCCACGTTCATGGACCGCTTCCAGCCGGCCTATGTCGCCGAGCTCACCGCCTTCGCCGGTGTCGCGCGCGGCGACCAGCCCTCCCCGTGCACCGTGCGCGACGCGCTGCAGGCGTTCCGCGCGGCCGAGGCGTGCGACCGCTCGCGGCACGAGGGGCGCATGGTCGCGCTGTCGGAGGTGGCGGACCTGTGA
- a CDS encoding GntR family transcriptional regulator yields MTMAVELSVELDRSAPEPLYQQLADQLRAAIRDGRLQPGDPFENEVALATRLGLSRPTVRRAIHELVSQGLLLRRRGSGTTVANRQIHRKAELSSLHDDLLRAGEAPTTRVLQLEPGTDEEVAAALDLPPDAELVHLRRLRLAGEQPFALMSNWLPAATMRDVDESRLGEHGLYEVLRERGVVPVVAHQTIGARRPSAAERRLLGLGPADPVLTMRRAAFDARGLPVELGDHIYRADSYTIDVTIDDR; encoded by the coding sequence ATGACGATGGCCGTCGAGCTGTCCGTCGAGCTCGACCGCAGCGCGCCCGAGCCGCTCTACCAACAGCTCGCCGACCAGCTGCGCGCGGCGATCCGCGACGGGCGGCTGCAGCCGGGCGACCCGTTCGAGAACGAGGTCGCGCTGGCCACCCGGCTCGGCCTGTCCCGGCCGACCGTGCGCCGCGCGATCCACGAGCTGGTCTCCCAGGGGCTGCTGCTGCGGCGCCGCGGCTCGGGCACGACCGTGGCCAACCGGCAGATCCACCGCAAGGCCGAGCTCAGCAGCCTGCACGACGACCTGCTGCGGGCCGGCGAGGCGCCCACGACCCGGGTGCTGCAGCTCGAGCCCGGCACCGACGAGGAGGTCGCGGCCGCGCTGGACCTGCCGCCCGACGCCGAGCTGGTGCACCTGCGCCGGCTGCGGCTCGCCGGGGAGCAGCCGTTCGCGCTGATGAGCAACTGGCTGCCCGCCGCGACGATGCGCGACGTCGACGAGAGCCGGCTCGGTGAGCACGGGCTCTACGAGGTGCTGCGCGAGCGCGGCGTCGTGCCGGTCGTCGCGCACCAGACCATCGGCGCCCGCCGGCCCAGCGCGGCCGAGCGGAGGCTGCTCGGGCTCGGCCCCGCCGACCCGGTGCTGACGATGCGGCGGGCGGCGTTCGACGCGCGCGGGCTGCCGGTCGAGCTCGGCGACCACATCTATCGCGCCGACAGCTACACCATCGACGTGACCATCGACGACCGCTGA
- the iolC gene encoding 5-dehydro-2-deoxygluconokinase, producing MGRTGVDIYPLQHGVPLAQVRTFEKFLGGSATNVAVAAARHGRRVALVTRTGDDAFGRYVREEVARLGVDNRFVETVDGPPTPVTFCEVFPPDDFPLYFYRYPTAPDLLIDPNTLPLNDIREAGVFWSTVTGLSQEPSRQSHHRAWEARGRRTHTVLDLDYRPMFWASVEEARREVDRALDTVTAAVGNREECEVATGETDPQRAADALLDRGLDLVVVKQGPRGVLAATPDERVEVGPFPVEVVNGLGAGDAFGGALCHGLLAGWPLRRTIELANAAGAIVAGRLECSTAMPTTSEVEAALAGGRAS from the coding sequence ATGGGGCGCACGGGGGTCGACATCTACCCGCTGCAGCACGGCGTGCCGCTGGCGCAGGTGCGCACGTTCGAGAAGTTTCTCGGCGGGAGCGCGACCAACGTGGCGGTCGCCGCGGCCCGGCACGGTCGTCGCGTCGCCCTGGTCACGCGCACCGGGGACGACGCGTTCGGCCGCTACGTGCGTGAGGAGGTGGCCCGGCTCGGCGTCGACAACCGGTTCGTCGAGACGGTCGACGGACCGCCCACCCCGGTCACCTTCTGCGAGGTGTTCCCGCCGGACGACTTCCCGCTCTACTTCTACCGATACCCCACTGCTCCCGACCTGCTCATCGACCCGAACACCTTGCCGCTCAACGACATTCGCGAAGCTGGCGTCTTCTGGTCGACGGTCACGGGGCTGAGCCAGGAGCCGAGCCGGCAGAGCCACCACCGGGCGTGGGAGGCGCGGGGGAGGCGCACGCACACCGTGCTCGACCTGGACTACCGCCCGATGTTCTGGGCGTCGGTCGAGGAGGCCCGCCGCGAGGTCGACCGCGCGCTCGACACGGTGACCGCGGCCGTCGGCAACCGCGAGGAGTGCGAGGTCGCCACCGGCGAGACCGACCCGCAGCGAGCCGCCGACGCGCTGCTCGACCGCGGCCTCGACCTGGTGGTCGTCAAGCAGGGGCCGCGCGGCGTGCTCGCCGCGACCCCTGACGAGCGCGTGGAGGTCGGCCCGTTCCCGGTCGAGGTCGTCAACGGTCTCGGCGCCGGTGACGCGTTCGGCGGGGCGCTGTGCCACGGCCTGCTCGCCGGCTGGCCGCTGCGCCGCACGATCGAGCTGGCCAACGCGGCCGGGGCGATCGTCGCGGGCCGGCTCGAGTGCTCCACCGCGATGCCGACCACGAGCGAGGTCGAGGCCGCACTCGCCGGAGGGAGGGCGTCATGA
- a CDS encoding TIM barrel protein has protein sequence MTAVAARVAGAPISWGVCEVPGWGRQLDPATVLEQMREVGLTATELGPTGFLPDAPSDKAATLATYGLAAVAQFAPVVLHDPAVDPVPQVEKVIDGLIACGATTLVLAAATGVDGYELRPTLDDAGWATLLGNLDRLADRAAERGVVATLHPHVGTLVESGDDTDRVLAGSRIGLTLDTGHLLIGGGDPVRVAVEHPDRITHVHLKDVSLALARRVQAGELGYRDAVEQGLYVPLGDGDVDLAAIVKSLQAQGYSGWYVLEQDRVLGAAGAEGSGGVGAGGADAEPGEDVRRSVAHLLSLVDGPASGTGEAAP, from the coding sequence GTGACGGCCGTCGCCGCGCGCGTCGCCGGCGCCCCCATCTCGTGGGGCGTCTGCGAGGTGCCGGGGTGGGGGCGCCAGCTCGACCCGGCCACCGTTCTGGAGCAGATGCGCGAGGTCGGCCTCACCGCCACCGAGCTCGGCCCCACCGGCTTCCTCCCCGACGCGCCCAGCGACAAGGCGGCCACCCTCGCGACGTACGGCCTCGCCGCCGTCGCGCAGTTCGCGCCCGTCGTGCTGCACGACCCGGCGGTCGACCCCGTGCCGCAGGTCGAGAAGGTCATCGACGGCCTGATCGCTTGTGGCGCAACGACTCTCGTGCTCGCGGCGGCGACGGGCGTGGACGGCTACGAGCTGCGCCCGACGCTCGACGACGCCGGCTGGGCGACGCTGCTGGGCAACCTCGACCGGCTCGCCGACCGGGCCGCCGAGCGGGGCGTCGTCGCGACGCTGCACCCGCACGTCGGCACCCTGGTCGAGAGCGGCGACGACACCGACCGGGTGCTCGCCGGGTCGCGCATCGGCCTCACCCTCGACACCGGGCACCTGCTGATCGGTGGCGGCGACCCGGTGCGGGTGGCTGTCGAGCACCCCGACCGGATCACCCACGTGCACCTCAAGGACGTCTCGCTCGCGCTGGCCCGGCGCGTGCAGGCGGGCGAGCTGGGCTATCGCGACGCCGTCGAGCAGGGGCTCTACGTGCCGCTCGGCGACGGCGACGTCGATCTCGCGGCGATCGTGAAATCGCTTCAGGCGCAGGGATATTCGGGGTGGTACGTCCTCGAGCAGGACCGGGTGCTCGGCGCGGCTGGGGCGGAGGGCTCCGGGGGAGTGGGCGCCGGCGGCGCCGACGCGGAGCCCGGCGAGGACGTACGGCGGAGCGTGGCTCACCTGCTGTCGCTGGTCGACGGCCCGGCGTCCGGCACCGGCGAGGCCGCGCCGTGA
- a CDS encoding Cgl0159 family (beta/alpha)8-fold protein, with protein sequence MTQVDLGALSELRAREPGRVAQLWQQRERRDLLGRDGRLLLVAADHPARNALGVRGDDLAMADRADLLRRLLDALAVPGVDGVLGTPDVLEDLLLLGALEGRVVAGSMNRGGLQGGAFELDDRFTAYTPEAIGALGLDAGKTLTRVCLDDPSSVATLQATAEAVNSLAQQRITTIIEPFMTAWDDGRAVNLLDPESVIRSVGIASGLGTTSAFTWLKLPVVPDMERVLTATSLPTLLLGGDPTAEPEQTYALWRKALALPVARGLVIGRALLYPPDGDVTAAVRTAVEMVHGE encoded by the coding sequence ATGACCCAGGTCGACCTCGGCGCGCTGAGCGAGCTGCGCGCCCGCGAGCCCGGACGCGTCGCGCAGCTGTGGCAGCAGCGCGAGCGTCGCGACCTGCTGGGCCGCGACGGGCGGCTGCTGCTCGTCGCGGCGGACCACCCGGCGCGCAACGCGCTGGGCGTGCGCGGCGACGATCTGGCGATGGCCGACCGGGCCGACCTGCTGCGCCGGCTGCTCGACGCGCTCGCCGTGCCCGGCGTCGACGGGGTGCTCGGCACGCCCGACGTGCTCGAGGACCTGCTGCTGCTCGGCGCGCTCGAGGGGCGCGTCGTCGCGGGCTCGATGAACCGGGGCGGGCTGCAGGGCGGCGCGTTCGAGCTCGACGACCGGTTCACGGCCTACACCCCCGAGGCCATCGGGGCGCTCGGGCTCGACGCCGGCAAGACGCTCACCCGCGTCTGTCTCGACGACCCGTCGAGCGTCGCCACCCTGCAGGCCACCGCCGAGGCCGTGAACTCCCTTGCGCAGCAACGGATCACGACGATCATCGAGCCGTTCATGACGGCGTGGGACGACGGCCGCGCGGTCAACCTGCTCGACCCCGAGTCGGTCATCCGGTCGGTCGGCATCGCCTCGGGCCTCGGCACCACCAGCGCGTTCACCTGGCTCAAGCTGCCGGTGGTGCCCGACATGGAGCGCGTCCTCACGGCGACGTCGTTGCCGACTCTGTTGCTCGGCGGCGACCCGACCGCAGAGCCCGAGCAGACGTACGCCCTGTGGCGGAAGGCGCTGGCGCTGCCGGTCGCCCGTGGCCTGGTGATCGGGCGCGCGCTGCTCTATCCGCCCGACGGCGACGTCACCGCCGCGGTCCGCACGGCAGTGGAGATGGTGCACGGTGAGTGA
- the iolB gene encoding 5-deoxy-glucuronate isomerase, which produces MSERTPGLGADNAQWVLPAGTAADDGFDLVVDSRHPGWRHTSLRVLTLGAGEVREVRLLGTEAVVVPLQGAPTVAVDGERFPMAGRVSVFAGPTDVLYVPAGRALAVAAGDGPVRVALCGARSTRTDGPVVHLPAADVPLELRGAGQCSREVRNFGVPGVLDADRLIACEVITPGGNWSSYPPHKHDQERPGVETELEEIYYFELQAEAGAPAPEGASPVGYQRVYGTDGRPIDVLAEVGNGDVVLVPHGWHGPATAPPGYDLYYLNVMAGPGAERAWLICDDPAHGWVRATWDGQQVDPRLPIGKGQA; this is translated from the coding sequence GTGAGTGAGCGCACGCCCGGCCTGGGCGCCGACAACGCGCAGTGGGTGCTGCCCGCGGGCACCGCTGCCGACGACGGGTTCGACCTGGTCGTCGACTCGCGCCACCCCGGCTGGCGGCACACCAGCCTGCGGGTGCTGACCCTCGGCGCGGGCGAGGTCCGCGAGGTGCGGCTGCTCGGCACCGAGGCGGTGGTCGTGCCGCTGCAGGGCGCGCCGACCGTCGCGGTCGACGGTGAACGGTTCCCGATGGCCGGGCGCGTCTCGGTGTTCGCCGGCCCCACCGACGTGCTGTACGTCCCCGCCGGCCGCGCGCTCGCCGTCGCCGCCGGCGACGGCCCGGTCCGCGTCGCGCTCTGCGGCGCCCGGTCGACCCGCACCGACGGGCCGGTGGTGCACCTGCCGGCCGCGGACGTACCCCTGGAGCTGCGCGGCGCCGGCCAGTGCTCCCGCGAGGTGCGCAACTTCGGCGTGCCCGGCGTGCTCGACGCCGACCGGCTCATCGCCTGCGAGGTGATCACGCCCGGCGGCAACTGGAGCTCCTACCCGCCGCACAAGCACGACCAGGAGCGGCCGGGCGTCGAGACCGAGCTGGAGGAGATCTACTACTTCGAGCTGCAGGCCGAGGCCGGCGCGCCCGCACCCGAGGGCGCGAGTCCTGTTGGCTATCAACGGGTCTACGGCACCGACGGGCGACCGATCGACGTGCTGGCCGAGGTCGGCAACGGTGACGTGGTGCTGGTGCCGCACGGCTGGCACGGGCCGGCCACCGCCCCGCCCGGCTACGACCTCTACTACCTCAACGTCATGGCCGGCCCGGGTGCCGAGCGCGCCTGGCTGATCTGCGACGACCCGGCGCACGGGTGGGTGCGCGCGACCTGGGACGGTCAGCAGGTCGACCCGCGGCTGCCGATCGGGAAGGGGCAGGCATGA